In one Cercospora beticola chromosome 1, complete sequence genomic region, the following are encoded:
- a CDS encoding uncharacterized protein (MEROPS:MER0015095) has protein sequence MKLLYLLPALLRETLAWTALSDATLKSLPLPGADFDIKTGSLLAPILIPRVPGTPGSTKVQNHFVEFFNTQLPKWKLSYQNSSATTPTSRGKEVPFVNIIATRDPPWADGEGDVSRLALVAHYDSKLSPKGFIGATDSAAPCAMLLHAARSIDDALTKKWAKEEAEGTYMDAGALEGYRGIQILLLDGEEAFLQWTHEDSLYGARSLAEEWEATQYGALSNFRNPLRSIDLFVLLDLLGSKNPKVPSYFKTTHWAYQKMADAEQRLRKAGVFKSKGSAFLHEGGKSSTDYWSGGMVEDDHLPFMARGVDILHIITSPFPQVWHTINDDGEHLDMPTVEDWAMLTTAFAAEWMDLEGYFDMQRVVPSVGERDELISDTSV, from the exons ATGAAGCTCCTCTACCTCCTCCCTGCGCTCCTGCGCGAGACACTGGCATGGACCGCCCTTTCCGACGCGACTTTGAAGTCGCTGCCTCTCCCTGGCgccgacttcgacatcaaaACTGGCTCGCTCCTCGCCCCGATCCTGATCCCCCGCGTGCCAGGCACACCGGGGTCGACAAAGGTGCAGAACCACTTTGTGGAATTCTTCAATACACAACTTCCCAAATGGAAGCTATCGTATCAAAACAGCAGTGCAACTACTCCTACCTCAAGGGGTAAAGAAGTCCCTTTCGTCAACATAATCGCAACCCGCGACCCACCCTGGGCAGATGGGGAAGGAGATGTCTCGAGACTTGCCTTGGTCGCCCACTACGATAGCAAACTCTCGCCGAAAGGCTTCATTGGTGCTACGGATTCTGCCGCCCCTTGTGCCATGTTGCTGCATGCTGCGAGGTCGATCGACGACGCTTTGACGAAGAAGTGGGCGaaagaggaagcagaagggACCTACATGGATGCCGGAGCTTTGGAAGGCTACCGAGGTATACAGATCTTGCTCCTGGATGGAGAGGAGGCTTTTCTGCAGTGGACACATGAAGATTCGTTATACGGTGCCCGAAGTCTGGCAGAAGAATGGGAAGCTACGCAGTATGGAGCACTGAGCAACTTCCGCAACCCGCTGAGATCCATTGATCTGTTCGTGTTGCTGGATCTGCTAGGGAGCAAGAACCCCAAAGTTCCATCTTACTTCAAAACTACGCACTGGGCGTACCAGAAAATGGCCGATGCGGAGCAGCGGTTGCGTAAAGCAGGAGTGTTCAAAAGCAAAGGAAGTGCGTTCCTGCACGAAGGTGGCAAATCGAGTACGGATTATTGGAGCGGAGGCATGGTGGAAGACGATCATCTCCCGTTCATGGCTAGGGGTGTGGATATTCTGCACATCATTACAAGTCCGTTCCCGCAAGTCTGGCATACAATTAATGATGACGGAGAGCACTTGGATATGCCCACCGTGGAAGACTGGGCTATGTTGACGACGGCCTTTGCGGCGGAGTGGATGGATCTCGAGGGCTATTTTGACATGCAAAGGGTTGTGCCTAGTGTTGGAGAACGAGATGAGCT AATTAGCGATACAAGCGTATGA
- a CDS encoding uncharacterized protein (BUSCO:EOG09261OXV): protein MAADDASINESKQDSTKPSDDQPHAISEANGTLTNGDDHEASKADGEAPPAENVFQLTVKLPHAPGETQIMVSSQEQVQDIRQSIIDTPHTFQYSCFHLEHQGKRINDFVELHEVEGIVADPVCKLVEDPYTESQARMHVVRVRELIGAAGDRTDLVTGIDAGLSLCDSVELTEKTDNEPDNPITGYDLNAPGSVSTLLPKARDAAPKTVKSISLSAWNPPPYHLRNKGHLLYLQVVTNEGEQFYVTSHVSGFYVNKSTNNKFDPAPRSSPKSASAHSLINLLSQISPSFESNFKQLQEYNGKRDPLASYALSNCIPAAPWLASTASLQHHQADVMRTQEAYLLGGVENAETLRDWNEELQSTRELPKETVQDRVFRERLTSKLFAEYNEAAVRGACLVARGEVQPLNPTEAKDAQIFVYNNVFYSFGADGVGTFASDGGDEAARVATGKDVQGVKAVNQLDINGLFTPGTVVVDYLGKRVVGQSIVPGIFKQREPGEHQIDYGGVEGKDIIASNEGFVQPFSELSKAMRVKKHAVWDKELKKHDLEASVETKGLLGTDGRKYVLDLYRVTPLDISWLEQHRGDDQTEEKRYPHRMTVLRPELVDSYRFKQMREYVGKELEKKQAEKGQSTAGASEEKPKELTSDEAEDKKEDGETAEETKPKQQDTVDISNFQFALNPDVFSGQQPQTEEEKEEWAQDEALVRAVCEYLTSDVLPKLVHDLQEGDVGFPMDGRALVREMHRRGVNIRYLGEIARLTSEKSDKRLVALQQLAHQEMVSRAFKHIANKYLRTLPPCFAQSCVSHLLNCLVGTQANAKPYAEVDTELKSLYPEASFDFEKETPEGLDAEIRRQVSLRYRYDIQSDLVQDGKRLQLVREVSKKLGFQLEAKDYAFTKEAAAAQPQLHEKQSADSLAEPQTNGTSNSKKSKKKKQQAESSPSRAQAATPTGPPQTFHPDNVLNIVPLVKEASPKSVLAEEALEAGRLSLQQDQKELGQELLLESLSLHEQIYGILHPEVARVYYALSTLYYGLEEKQAAVELAKKAVIVFERTLGIDDADTILAYLNLSLFEHATGNTRGALAYVRHALNLWKIVYGIRHPDSITTINNAAVMLQSLKSFHESRLWFEASLDICEEVSGKQSINTATLLFQLAQALALDQDSKAAVSKMRESYNIFKAALGPENQNTKEAENWLETLTHNAVSQAKQANLLQNRKILLRTGRQSKVQLGGTRQTPPAGQSAPDALQAAATPSQGGVDQRNLDELIKYINGESAKQTTPKKKTTANPKRRQQRA, encoded by the exons ATGgctgctgatgatgcttCGATAAATG AATCGAAGCAAGATTCGACGAAACCCAGCGACGACCAACCTCACGCGATCTCCGAAGCGAATGGCACCTTAACCAATGGAGACGACCATGAGGCATCAAAGGCTGATGGCGAAGCACCGCCAGCGGAGAATGTGTTCCAGCTCACTGTCAAGCTGCCTCATGCTCCAGGGGAAACACAAATAATGGTGTCGAGCCAAGAGCAAGTGCAGGACATCCGGCAATCCATCATCGACACACCCCACACGTTCCAATACTCGTGCTTCCATCTGGAGCACCAGGGCAAGCGCATCAATGACTTCGTTGAGCTGCACGAGGTGGAGGGCATAGTTGCTGATCCAGTCTGCAAGCTTGTGGAGGACCCATACACCGAATCGCAGGCGCGGATGCACGTTGTGAGAGTGAGGGAACTCATTGGCGCTGCCGGTGATCGAACAGATTTGGTGACGGGCATTGATGCAGGCCTCAGTCTCTGCGACAGCGTTGAATTGACGGAGAAGACAGACAACGAGCCTGACAACCCGATCACTGGCTACGATCTGAACGCACCAGGCTCTGTATCGACACTGCTTCCAAAGGCTCGCGATGCTGCACCAAAAACTGTCAAGAGCATCTCATTGTCAGCCTGGAATCCTCCTCCATACCACCTCCGCAACAAAGGCCACCTCCTCTACCTTCAGGTTGTCACGAATGAAGGCGAGCAGTTCTACGTCACCTCACATGTCTCTGGCTTTTACGTGAACAAGTCGACAAACAACAAATTTGATCCAGCTCCGAGAAGCTCCCCGAAAAGTGCATCGGCACATTCCCTCATCAACTTGCTCAGCCAGATTTCACCATCGTTCGAGAGCAACTTCAAGCAGCTGCAGGAGTACAATGGCAAGCGCGACCCGCTGGCATCGTATGCTCTCAGCAATTGCATCCCCGCCGCGCCCTGGCTCGCGTCCACTGCTTCTCTGCAGCATCATCAGGCCGACGTCATGCGTACGCAAGAGGCATATTTGCTGGGAGGTGTGGAGAACGCTGAGACACTCCGTGACTGGAACGAGGAGCTCCAATCGACCCGTGAGCTGCCTAAAGAGACGGTGCAGGATCGCGTGTTCCGAGAAAGATTGACGAGCAAGCTATTCGCCGAGTACAACGAAGCAGCTGTGCGCGGTGCTTGCCTTGTGGCTCGTGGGGAGGTTCAGCCATTGAACCCAACGGAGGCCAAGGACGCACAAATCTTCGTCTACAACAATGTCTTCTACAGCTTTGGTGCTGATGGAGTGGGCACCTTTGCCAGCGATGGAGGTGATGAGGCCGCAAGAGTCGCAACGGGCAAGGATGTGCAGGGCGTGAAGGCTGTGAATCAGCTGGACATCAATGGCCTGTTCACACCCGGCACCGTTGTCGTGGATTACCTGGGCAAGCGTGTTGTTGGTCAATCCATCGTTCCTGGCATCTTCAAGCAGAGAGAACCTGGCGAGCACCAAATCGACTATGGTGGAGTTGAGGGCAAGGATATTATCGCATCAAATGAGGGCTTCGTCCAACCCTTCAGCGAGCTCAGCAAGGCAATGCGCGTGAAGAAGCATGCTGTCTGGGACAAGGAACTGAAAAAGCACGATCTCGAGGCCAGTGTTGAGACAAAGGGATTGCTGGGAACTGACGGCAGGAAATATGTCCTCGATCTGTACAGAGTCACACCTCTGGACATCTCTTGGCTCGAGCAACACCGCGGCGATGACCAGACTGAGGAGAAGCGATACCCGCACCGTATGACAGTGCTGCGTCCCGAGCTCGTCGATTCGTACAGGTTCAAGCAGATGAGAGAGTACGTAGGaaaagagctcgagaagaagcaggctGAAAAGGGACAATCCACCGCAGGCGCTTCAGAGGAGAAGCCCAAGGAGTTGACAAGCGACGAGGcagaggacaagaaggaaGACGGAGAAACAGCGGAGGAGAcaaagccaaagcagcaGGACACCGTCGACATCTCCAACTTCCAATTTGCGCTCAACCCTGATGTCTTCAGCGGACAGCAGCCGCagaccgaagaagagaaggaggagtggGCACAGGATGAGGCTCTTGTACGTGCAGTGTGCGAGTACTTGACCTCCGATGTTCTTCCTAAACTCGTGCACGATCTGCAAGAGGGAGACGTTGGGTTCCCAATGGATGGACGTGCCTTGGTTCGGGAGATGCACAGGCGCGGTGTCAACATTCGCTACCTGGGTGAGATCGCCCGTCTCACATCCGAGAAGTCCGACAAGCGACTCGTAGCTTTGCAACAGCTAGCACACCAGGAGATGGTCAGCCGAGCGTTCAAGCACATCGCGAACAAGTACCTTCGCACATTACCTCCATGCTTCGCTCAGAGCTGTGTCTCCCACCTGCTTAACTGCTTGGTGGGCACGCAAGCCAACGCTAAGCCCTACGCTGAAGTTGACACCGAGCTCAAGTCGCTCTACCCAGAAGCCTCATTCGACTTTGAGAAGGAAACCCCTGAAGGCTTGGACGCAGAGATCAGACGCCAAGTGTCCCTACGATATCGTTACGATATTCAGAGCGATCTCGTGCAAGACGGCAAGCGGTTGCAGCTCGTGCGAGAGGTGTCCAAGAAGCTTGGATTCCAGCTCGAGGCCAAGGATTACGCCTTCACGAAGGAGGCGGCCGCTGCTCAACCACAATTGCACGAGAAGCAATCTGCAGACTCGCTTGCTGAGCCACAGACTAACGGTACGTCGAacagcaagaagagcaagaagaagaagcagcaggcagAGAGCTCTCCATCCCGCGCGCAAGCAGCCACGCCGACGGGTCCACCACAGACTTTCCACCCTGACAACGTGCTCAACATCGTACCTCTTGTCAAGGAGGCTTCTCCAAAGAGTGTCCTTGCTGAGGAGGCACTTGAAGCCGGACGCTTGAGCTTGCAGCAGGACCAAAAGGAGCTCGGCCAGGAGCTGCTCCTTGAGAGTCTGAGCTTGCACGAGCAGATCTATGGCATCTTGCATCCCGAAGTGGCTCGCGTCTACTATGCTTTGTCCACTCTGTACTATGGATTGGAGGAGAAGCAGGCTGCGGTCGAGCTCGCGAAGAAGGCCGTCATCGTTTTTGAGCGAACTCTCGGCATCGATGATGCTGACACCATTCTGGCGTACTTGAATCTGAGTCTGTTCGAGCATGCGACGGGCAACACCAGAGGTGCGCTCGCCTACGTGCGTCACGCACTGAACTTGTGGAAGATTGTCTACGGCATCCGCCACCCTGATTCGATAACCACGATCAACAACGCGGCCGTCATGCTTCAATCTTTGAAGTCATTCCACGAGTCGCGACTGTGGTTTGAGGCGTCTCTGGACATCTGCGAAGAGGTCTCTGGCAAGCAGTCCATCAACACTGCCACgctcctcttccagctcgccCAAGCGCTTGCCCTCGACCAAGACTCGAAGGCTGCTGTGAGCAAAATGCGTGAGAGCTACAACATCTTCAAGGCAGCTCTCGGACCTGAGAATCAAAACACCAAAGAAGCGGAGAACTGGCTCGAGACCCTCACTCACAACGCGGTCAGCCAAGCGAAGCAGGCCAATCTCCTTCAGAACCGTAAGATACTTCTGAGGACAGGCCGGCAATCCAAGGTACAGCTCGGCGGCACCAGACAGACGCCTCCTGCGGGTCAGTCGGCGCCCGATGCGCTGCAGGCAGCGGCCACACCGAGCCAGGGTGGTGTTGATCAGCGTAACCTCGATGagcttattaagtatatcaACGGCGAGAGCGCGAAGCAGACGAcacccaagaagaagaccacGGCCAACCCAAAGCGTAGGCAACAGAGGGCATAA
- the CCT5 gene encoding T-complex protein 1 subunit epsilon (BUSCO:EOG09261HM3), which produces MAGQPMTQITQDESGRPFIIVRDQGKKKRTHGNEAVKNHILAARTVSSIVKTSLGPRGLDKILISPDGDITVTNDGATILSQMEIKDHIAKLLVSLSQSQDAEIGDGTTGVVVLAGALLEQAAELIDKGIHPIRIADGYDQACEVAVAELDRISDVMPFTRTETDNLYKCARTSLGSKIVSKAHGQFAQMAVDAVLSVADLERKDVDFELIKVDGKVGGSLEDSLLVKGVIVDKDFSHPQMPSEVRDAKLAILTCAFEPPKPKTKHKLDITSVAEFKELQKYEQAKFTEMIQQIKDTGANVVICQWGFDDEANHLLLTNELPAVRWVGGPEIELIAIATNGRIVPRFEDLSEKKLGTAGVVREMSFGTTREKMLVIEECANSRAVTAFIRGSNKMIIDEAKRSLHDALCVVRNLVRDNRIVYGGGAAEIACSLAVEKEALNTPGLEQYSMRAFADALDAVPMALAENSGLSPIEALSELKARQSKGEGRGRLGVDCMQTGSNDMKEHFVIDPLISKRQQLLLATQLCRMVLKVNNVIVAGSDDNDF; this is translated from the exons ATGGCAGGACAACCGATGA CTCAGATCACACAGGATGAGTCGGGACGtcccttcatcatcgtgaGAGATCagggaaagaagaagagaacacATGGCAACGAGGCAGTGAAGAACCACATTCTCGCCGCTCGCACTGTTTCATCGATCGTCAAAACATCCCTGGGTCCCCGAGGCCTCGATAAGATTCTCATCTCGCCTGATGGAGACATCACAGTAACGAACGATGGAGCGACGATTTTGTCGCAAATGGAGATCAAGGACCACATCGCAAAGCTGCTCGTATCGCTTTCGCAATCGCAAGATGCAGAGATCGGAGACGGAACAACAGGTGTTGTGGTTTTGGCAGGCGCACTGCTCGAGCAGGCAGCGGAACTCATCGACAAGGGAATTCACCCCATCCGGATAGCAGATGGATACGACCAGGCTTGTGAGGTGGCAGTCGCAGAACTGGACCGGATATCAGATGTGATGCCCTTCACTCGGACCGAAACGGACAACCTCTACAAATGCGCGAGGACATCGCTGGGCAGCAAGATTGTGTCCAAGGCACACGGTCAGTTTGCACAAATGGCAGTGGACGCTGTTCTTTCTGTCGCAGATCTGGAGCGAAAGGACGTCGACTTTGAGCTGATCAAGGTCGATGGCAAGGTCGGAGGCTCGCTAGAAGACTCGCTCCTGGTCAAAGGTGTGATCGTGGACAAGGACTTCTCCCACCCGCAGATGCCTTCAGAGGTGCGCGACGCCAAACTCGCCATTCTCACATGTGCGTTCGAGCCTCCCAAGCCAAAGACAAAGCACAAGCTGGACATCACGAGTGTGGCCGAATTCAAGGAATTGCAAAAGTACGAGCAGGCTAAGTTCACCGAGATGATCCAACAGATCAAGGACACTGGCGCCAACGTTGTTATCTGCCAGTGGGGGTTCGACGATGAGGCAAATCACCTGCTTCTCACAAACGAACTTCCTGCAGTGCGATGGGTTGGCGGACCTGAAATTGAGCTTATTGCAATCGCCACAAATGGTCGCATTGTGCCACGCTTCGAGGATttgagcgagaagaagcttggTACTGCGGGCGTGGTACGGGAAATGTCGTTCGGCACAACGAGAGAGAAGATGTTGGTCATCGAGGAGTGCGCAAACTCTCGCGCCGTTACTGCTTTCATCCGAGGCAGCAATAAGATGATTATTGATGAGGCCAAGCGATCACTGCACGATGCACTATGCGTCGTACGCAACCTGGTTCGGGACAATCGAATCGTGTACGGTGGTGGAGCTGCTGAGATCGCTTGCTCTCTGGCGGTAGAGAAGGAGGCACTGAACACACCTGGACTGGAGCAGTACAGCATGCGGGCATTCGCTGACGCACTTGATGCGGTGCCAATGGCACTTGCAGAGAACAGCGGTCTGAGCCCAATTGAAGCCCTGTCTGAACTCAAAGCACGACAGAGCAAGGGTGAGGGCAGAGGTCGCCTTGGCGTTGACTGCATGCAGACTGGATCAAATG ACATGAAGGAACACTTCGTCATTGATCCCTTGATCTCAAAGCGCCAACAGCTCCTGCTCGCCACACAACTTTGTCGCATGGTGCTCAAAGTCAACAACGTGATTGTCGCTGGCTCGGATGACAACGACTTTTAG